In a single window of the Pseudogemmatithrix spongiicola genome:
- a CDS encoding DinB family protein has translation MAHASSHAQLDALAAAYAEVGRRFTALDARVRDSQWTTRPAPNEWSVAECVAHLNLTSAAMLPRLKAAYDDAQQLPPMGTRELTGAVFGRLLARMLGPVPMVLGIRLGRTRTAAAFVPGSDLPRAQVVAEFRRWQSEELAMVWRAEGLPLDQVIVESPFVAGARYDAYSALWILVRHALRHVVQAERALARVEAR, from the coding sequence ATGGCACACGCATCGTCTCACGCGCAGCTCGACGCACTTGCCGCCGCGTACGCGGAGGTGGGCCGTCGCTTCACGGCGCTCGATGCCCGCGTCCGCGACTCCCAGTGGACCACGCGTCCCGCGCCGAACGAATGGTCGGTGGCCGAATGCGTGGCCCACCTGAACCTCACGAGCGCGGCCATGCTGCCGCGGCTCAAGGCGGCCTATGACGACGCGCAACAGCTTCCGCCGATGGGAACCCGCGAGTTGACGGGCGCCGTCTTCGGACGCCTGCTCGCCCGCATGCTGGGTCCGGTGCCCATGGTGCTCGGCATCCGGCTCGGCCGCACGAGGACCGCGGCCGCGTTCGTGCCCGGCAGCGACCTGCCGCGCGCGCAGGTGGTCGCAGAGTTCCGGCGCTGGCAGTCCGAAGAGCTCGCGATGGTGTGGCGGGCCGAGGGCCTGCCGCTTGATCAGGTGATCGTCGAGTCGCCGTTCGTCGCCGGTGCACGCTACGACGCGTACTCGGCGCTCTGGATCCTGGTCCGGCATGCGCTGCGGCACGTGGTGCAGGCTGAGCGCGCGTTGGCGCGCGTGGAGGCCCGATGA
- a CDS encoding FAD-dependent oxidoreductase: protein MMQLDSLRVIVVGGAIGGSTTALLLAKAGAHVTLLERIAHPRAVGAGIAIAANGMAVLEGLGLGPALADAPLVRNGRIVDGNGRALLEPMTAMPPVRMLRRATLAAVLLDAIAAEPRIEARFGSEVLAVHPEGRVRVRHAQGETELQADLIIAADGAHSVVRESLDFGARVSEGIAYVRALVPAGLAREEEAWTSAGIFGSFAVDAATYLYASAGTPALQAAVAARDLDAFRQAWSSAYPAAQPLLAALARWDDLLLHRVVQVHCARWSVGRVTLLGDAAHAMAPNLGQGANSAMVDAAILVDALRSFQNVPAALVAYEKRRRPAVTRVATTSSRLGALADATAPRARWLRDRVLMPVLRMLPAKRAVRDVLQEQPEILRRAAALS from the coding sequence ATGATGCAGCTGGATTCGCTTCGTGTCATCGTCGTCGGCGGCGCCATCGGCGGCAGCACCACGGCGCTCTTGCTGGCCAAGGCCGGCGCCCACGTCACGCTGCTCGAGCGCATTGCCCACCCGCGCGCCGTCGGTGCGGGGATTGCGATCGCGGCCAATGGCATGGCCGTGCTTGAGGGCCTCGGACTCGGACCCGCGTTGGCGGATGCCCCCTTGGTGCGGAACGGCCGCATCGTGGACGGCAACGGCCGCGCCCTCCTCGAACCGATGACGGCGATGCCGCCGGTGCGCATGCTGCGGCGCGCGACGCTGGCCGCGGTGCTGCTCGATGCGATCGCCGCCGAGCCGCGCATCGAGGCACGCTTCGGGTCGGAAGTCCTCGCCGTGCATCCCGAGGGCCGGGTTCGCGTCCGACACGCGCAGGGCGAGACGGAGCTGCAGGCCGACTTGATCATCGCGGCCGACGGTGCGCACTCGGTCGTGCGCGAGTCGCTCGATTTCGGCGCGCGCGTGTCGGAGGGCATCGCATACGTTCGGGCGCTTGTGCCAGCTGGCCTGGCGCGAGAGGAGGAGGCGTGGACGTCCGCCGGAATCTTCGGCAGCTTCGCGGTCGATGCGGCCACGTATCTCTACGCCTCGGCCGGCACCCCGGCGCTGCAAGCAGCCGTCGCGGCACGAGATCTCGACGCCTTCCGCCAAGCATGGAGCAGCGCCTACCCCGCGGCACAACCGTTGCTCGCCGCACTCGCACGCTGGGACGACCTCCTGCTGCACCGCGTGGTGCAAGTGCACTGCGCGCGCTGGTCTGTCGGCCGCGTGACGCTGCTCGGCGATGCCGCACACGCGATGGCACCGAACCTCGGCCAAGGGGCGAACAGCGCGATGGTGGACGCCGCCATCCTGGTGGATGCGTTGCGGTCGTTCCAGAACGTGCCTGCGGCGCTGGTAGCCTATGAGAAGCGGCGGAGGCCGGCGGTCACCCGAGTCGCGACGACATCGTCGCGGCTCGGTGCGCTGGCGGATGCGACAGCACCGCGCGCACGGTGGCTGCGCGATCGCGTGCTGATGCCGGTGCTGCGGATGCTACCGGCGAAGCGGGCGGTACGGGACGTGCTGCAGGAGCAGCCGGAAATCCTACGCCGAGCCGCCGCGCTTAGCTGA
- a CDS encoding AraC family transcriptional regulator, with the protein MTDSANALTVPATPRAVSEHDTILASVPAGVLAVAVSLGADRDALLHAAGLRESELADPDARVPVSCDLRLWEALASQRMGLEIGQRLGLGAAGIVGHVMRHGSTVAEALELMQRFAAVVHPELMPRTERRMTPAGERIVFVRPPTPAFARLREPVYAQAASTVSVMEALLGRRVRAAWVTYPLSRPDDAARHEQFFAAPVAWNGRVFEVAFDAAVLAQVLPRADALVLPYLTRHAEAMHAALEREGDIVASVRREIGIALAHGEPRSGDIARRLAMSARTLSRRLADAGSSFTALVEAERRERALQLLADPRLSSAQVAVLLGYAEAAPFIRAFKRWMGMVPTEWRRGRG; encoded by the coding sequence TTGACCGATTCCGCCAACGCATTGACCGTGCCCGCCACCCCACGCGCCGTCTCCGAGCATGACACCATCCTGGCCAGCGTTCCCGCCGGCGTGCTGGCGGTCGCGGTGTCGCTGGGCGCCGACCGCGATGCACTCCTGCACGCGGCCGGCCTTCGCGAGTCCGAGCTCGCGGATCCCGACGCCCGTGTGCCCGTGTCCTGCGACCTGCGGCTGTGGGAAGCATTGGCTTCGCAGCGCATGGGCCTCGAGATCGGCCAGCGCCTGGGACTGGGGGCCGCGGGCATCGTCGGCCACGTGATGCGTCACGGGAGCACCGTGGCCGAGGCGCTCGAGCTCATGCAGCGCTTCGCGGCCGTGGTGCATCCCGAGCTGATGCCGCGGACCGAACGTCGGATGACACCCGCGGGGGAGCGCATCGTCTTCGTGCGTCCACCGACGCCAGCTTTCGCCCGACTACGTGAGCCCGTGTACGCGCAGGCGGCGAGCACGGTGAGCGTGATGGAGGCGCTGCTCGGACGCCGCGTGCGGGCGGCGTGGGTGACCTACCCGCTGTCGCGTCCTGACGATGCGGCGCGGCACGAACAGTTCTTTGCCGCTCCGGTGGCATGGAACGGCCGCGTGTTCGAAGTCGCGTTCGATGCCGCGGTGCTTGCGCAGGTGCTGCCGCGCGCCGATGCGCTCGTCCTGCCGTACCTCACGCGGCACGCCGAGGCCATGCACGCCGCACTCGAGCGAGAGGGGGACATCGTGGCGAGCGTCCGGCGCGAGATCGGCATCGCGCTCGCCCACGGCGAGCCACGCAGCGGCGACATCGCCCGGCGACTCGCCATGTCGGCACGGACGCTGTCTCGCCGACTCGCGGATGCCGGCAGCTCGTTCACCGCGCTGGTCGAGGCCGAGCGTCGCGAGCGCGCGTTGCAGCTGCTGGCGGACCCCCGCCTCAGCTCAGCCCAGGTCGCCGTCCTGCTCGGCTACGCCGAGGCGGCGCCGTTCATCCGTGCGTTCAAGCGATGGATGGGGATGGTGCCGACGGAGTGGCGGCGTGGCCGGGGCTAG
- a CDS encoding amidohydrolase, which produces MRRYPLLATALLLAVPLGAQAPSPLTAELDRRLAGVMPKVVAWRRDIHEHPELSGFEVRTARLVAEHLRALGMEVRTGVGGHGVVGVLRGGRPGRTVALRADMDGLPVTEQVDLPFRSRVRATYNGQEVGVMHACGHDNHVAILMGTAEVLAGMKAQLPGTVVFIFQPAEEGHPDGGGGAERMIANGVMDNPKIDAIFGLHVWSGKLGEITYRPGPTMAASNSYRITVHGRQTHGANPWGGIDPIVVGSQIVMGLQTIISRQTDITANPAIVTVGQFNAGVRNNIIPDSAVLVGTIRTFSNEQKADIFRRVQTTAQNIAEASGARVDVKIDSGYIVTRNDEALTARMLPTLQRAAGRDMVQLAPLATGAEDFSYFQARVPGLFIFLGVSAPDADLNTVPRNHSPLFFADERALPVGVKAMSALALDWLAQSSR; this is translated from the coding sequence ATGCGTCGATACCCCTTGCTGGCCACCGCGCTCCTGCTCGCCGTACCGCTCGGCGCACAGGCCCCCTCCCCGCTCACCGCCGAGCTGGACCGTCGCCTTGCCGGCGTGATGCCGAAGGTCGTGGCTTGGCGCCGCGACATCCATGAGCATCCGGAGCTCAGCGGCTTCGAGGTCCGCACGGCGCGCCTGGTGGCCGAGCACCTGCGCGCCCTCGGCATGGAGGTCCGCACCGGCGTCGGTGGTCACGGCGTCGTGGGCGTGCTGCGCGGCGGTCGCCCGGGCCGGACGGTTGCCCTGCGTGCTGACATGGATGGCCTGCCCGTCACCGAGCAGGTGGACCTCCCGTTCCGCTCGCGCGTGCGCGCGACGTACAACGGCCAGGAGGTCGGCGTGATGCACGCCTGCGGGCACGACAACCACGTCGCGATCCTCATGGGCACGGCCGAAGTGCTCGCCGGCATGAAGGCGCAGCTGCCGGGCACGGTGGTCTTCATCTTCCAACCCGCGGAAGAGGGCCACCCGGATGGCGGTGGCGGCGCCGAGCGCATGATCGCCAACGGCGTGATGGATAATCCGAAGATCGACGCCATCTTCGGCCTGCACGTCTGGTCCGGCAAGCTGGGCGAGATCACGTATCGCCCCGGCCCGACGATGGCGGCGTCGAACTCGTATCGCATCACCGTCCACGGCCGGCAGACGCACGGCGCGAACCCGTGGGGCGGCATCGATCCCATCGTCGTCGGCTCGCAGATCGTGATGGGCCTGCAGACCATCATCTCGCGGCAGACGGACATCACGGCCAACCCGGCGATCGTCACCGTGGGCCAGTTCAATGCCGGCGTGCGCAACAACATCATCCCCGACTCGGCCGTGCTCGTCGGCACGATCCGCACGTTCAGCAACGAGCAGAAGGCCGACATCTTCCGCCGCGTGCAGACCACGGCGCAGAACATCGCCGAGGCCTCGGGCGCGCGCGTGGACGTGAAGATCGACTCCGGCTACATCGTCACTCGGAACGATGAAGCGCTCACCGCGCGCATGTTGCCGACGCTGCAGCGCGCCGCCGGCCGCGACATGGTGCAGCTCGCGCCGCTCGCGACGGGCGCTGAGGACTTCTCGTACTTCCAAGCGCGCGTGCCCGGCCTGTTCATCTTCCTCGGCGTGTCGGCGCCGGACGCAGACCTCAACACCGTGCCGCGGAATCACTCGCCGCTGTTCTTCGCGGATGAGCGGGCGTTGCCGGTGGGGGTGAAGGCGATGAGTGCGTTGGCGCTCGACTGGCTGGCGCAATCGTCTCGCTAG
- a CDS encoding DUF1579 family protein, giving the protein MSVPARLQAALGDWEGRNQLWFEPGSDAIECATTAEVRAEASGRMLAVRYQWSHDGKPCEGILLLGDDLKAGRCDAAWADSFHNGHRLMPLTGPAAGEGVPDLRGSYPAPPGPDWGWRITLEQPGADALLLRMYNITPDGTEALAVEASYSRRR; this is encoded by the coding sequence ATGAGCGTCCCCGCGCGGCTCCAGGCGGCGCTGGGTGACTGGGAGGGTCGCAATCAGCTGTGGTTCGAGCCCGGCTCAGACGCGATCGAGTGTGCCACGACGGCCGAGGTGCGCGCGGAGGCGTCTGGCCGCATGCTCGCGGTGCGCTACCAGTGGTCGCACGACGGAAAGCCCTGCGAGGGTATCCTCCTCCTCGGGGATGACCTCAAGGCGGGACGGTGCGACGCCGCGTGGGCGGACTCCTTTCACAACGGACATCGCCTCATGCCGCTCACCGGTCCCGCCGCGGGGGAGGGCGTGCCGGACCTGCGAGGCAGCTATCCGGCGCCGCCGGGACCGGACTGGGGATGGCGCATCACGCTTGAGCAGCCGGGCGCTGACGCGCTGCTCCTGCGCATGTACAACATCACGCCGGACGGGACAGAGGCGTTGGCAGTCGAAGCGTCCTACTCTCGTCGTCGTTGA
- a CDS encoding IS3 family transposase (programmed frameshift) — protein sequence MRRSKFTESQIVAALQEVEGGVPIAEVIRKHGISRATFFTWKSKYGGATVAELKRLRELEAENVKLKRMYAELALENAAIKDVLSRKPVAPPAKRQVIAILVEEHGLSVRHACQVVSLSRAAYYRPPPDRLDRDADVIAALTALVTETPQWGFWMCFDALRLAGHRWNWKRVYRVYCALKLNLKRRTKRRIPPRERQPLDAPAVLNGMWAVDFMSDMLYSGTRFRTLNVLDEGNREALAVEVALSLPAARVTQVLDQLVALHGAPSALRCDNGPEFVSVELTTWCRRHGVRLLHIQPGKPNQNAYIERFNGSYRKEVLDAYLFGSLDDVRAETERWLTIYNTRRPHDSLGRVPPLTFLPRSPAPLQSSYERSA from the exons ATGCGCCGTTCGAAGTTCACCGAGTCCCAGATCGTGGCCGCCCTGCAGGAAGTCGAAGGCGGGGTGCCCATCGCCGAGGTGATCCGGAAGCACGGGATCAGCCGGGCGACCTTCTTCACTTGGAAGTCGAAGTACGGCGGGGCGACCGTCGCCGAGCTCAAGCGGCTGCGGGAACTCGAGGCCGAGAACGTGAAGCTCAAGCGGATGTACGCGGAGCTCGCGCTCGAGAATGCGGCCATCAAGGACGTCCTCAGTCGCAAGC CTGTAGCGCCGCCCGCGAAGCGGCAGGTGATCGCGATCTTGGTGGAGGAGCACGGGCTGTCCGTGCGGCATGCCTGCCAGGTCGTGTCCCTCTCGCGGGCGGCGTACTACCGACCGCCGCCGGACCGGCTGGACCGCGACGCCGACGTGATCGCGGCGCTCACCGCGCTCGTGACCGAGACGCCGCAGTGGGGCTTCTGGATGTGCTTCGATGCGCTGCGCCTCGCCGGGCATCGCTGGAACTGGAAGCGCGTGTATCGCGTGTACTGCGCGCTGAAGCTCAACCTCAAGCGACGGACGAAACGCCGGATCCCGCCGCGCGAGCGGCAGCCGCTCGACGCGCCCGCGGTCCTCAACGGGATGTGGGCCGTCGACTTCATGAGCGACATGCTCTACAGCGGGACGCGTTTCCGCACGCTGAACGTGCTCGACGAAGGCAATCGGGAGGCCCTCGCGGTCGAGGTGGCGCTGTCGCTGCCGGCCGCGCGGGTGACGCAGGTGCTCGACCAGCTCGTCGCGCTGCACGGGGCGCCGAGCGCGCTCCGCTGTGACAATGGGCCCGAGTTCGTCTCGGTCGAACTCACCACGTGGTGCCGGCGCCATGGCGTGCGGCTGCTGCACATCCAACCGGGCAAGCCCAACCAGAACGCCTACATCGAACGCTTCAACGGGAGCTACCGCAAGGAAGTCCTCGACGCGTACCTTTTCGGCTCCCTTGACGACGTCCGCGCCGAGACCGAACGCTGGCTCACGATCTACAACACGCGGCGGCCGCACGACAGCCTCGGCCGGGTCCCGCCGCTCACCTTCCTGCCGAGGTCACCCGCGCCGCTCCAGTCTAGTTACGAACGGTCTGCCTGA
- a CDS encoding heme lyase CcmF/NrfE family subunit → MVLVGELSLWIALLMGVWAVTLSFAGGYLKREDLIVSGERGLYATTGFVVLASLGLWTALLTSDFSVRYVASFTSANLPIVYKFSAFWGGQAGSMLFWCLVLAGYAAAATFTNRSKNRALMPWVTGTNAAVLLFFVMATTIASNPFERLEWIPPDGRGLNPQLQNPAMAIHPPLLYLGYVATAIPFGFAIAALVTRRLDAEWLGAVRKWSIISWVFLTLGILLGMWWAYVELGWGGYWMWDPVENASLLPWLTGTAFLHSIMIQEKRGMLRKWNVILVVGTFLLSILGTFITRSGIIQSVHSFAQSNIGMWFAVFMVLMLVVTSWLVSVRLKDLEAKAELEAMISREAAFLYNNLVLVGIAFSVLWGTLFPILSEAVRGSKITVGESFFNTVNVPLGLLLLALTGIGPLIAWRRASVQNIQRQFAGPAFFGVVAAAVLWVLGARELYPLMAWGLGAFVAGTIIQEFYKGAMARMKMHGENIFTALVNLVTRNRRRYGGYIVHAGIVILFSAFAGMAFRQEYDVTLREGESFTTKDPFGKEWTFTSDGISQFKALNRDVVTVALMPVMEGKAFPVLTSEKRQHFDTRGNPTFQPSTEVGILQMQRQDVYLVLAGTIGDRAEIRINFNPLVVWVWHGGILMALGGLIVMWPQSERKRQGGYVTELAPQHAETAGV, encoded by the coding sequence GTGGTTCTCGTCGGCGAGCTGTCCCTGTGGATCGCCCTCCTGATGGGCGTCTGGGCCGTCACGTTGAGTTTCGCGGGCGGCTACCTCAAGCGTGAAGACCTGATCGTCAGCGGCGAGCGCGGCCTCTATGCCACCACGGGCTTCGTGGTGCTGGCCTCGCTCGGACTCTGGACCGCGCTGCTGACCAGTGATTTTTCCGTGCGCTACGTGGCATCGTTCACGAGCGCCAACCTGCCGATCGTCTACAAGTTCTCGGCGTTCTGGGGCGGCCAGGCGGGCTCGATGCTCTTCTGGTGCCTTGTGCTTGCCGGCTATGCGGCCGCGGCGACGTTCACCAACCGAAGCAAGAACCGCGCGCTGATGCCGTGGGTGACGGGCACGAACGCCGCGGTGCTGCTCTTCTTCGTGATGGCGACGACGATTGCGTCGAACCCGTTCGAACGACTCGAGTGGATTCCGCCCGATGGCCGCGGCCTGAACCCGCAGCTGCAGAACCCGGCGATGGCCATCCATCCGCCGCTGCTCTACCTGGGCTACGTCGCGACGGCGATTCCCTTCGGCTTCGCGATCGCCGCGCTGGTCACGCGCCGCTTGGACGCCGAGTGGTTGGGCGCGGTGCGGAAGTGGAGCATCATCTCCTGGGTGTTCCTCACGCTGGGCATCCTGCTCGGGATGTGGTGGGCGTACGTGGAGCTGGGTTGGGGCGGCTACTGGATGTGGGACCCGGTGGAGAACGCCTCGCTGCTCCCCTGGCTGACGGGTACGGCGTTCCTGCACTCGATCATGATCCAGGAAAAGCGCGGCATGCTGCGCAAGTGGAACGTGATCCTGGTCGTCGGCACGTTCCTGCTCAGCATCCTCGGCACGTTCATCACGCGCTCGGGGATCATCCAGAGCGTGCACTCGTTCGCGCAGAGCAACATCGGCATGTGGTTCGCCGTGTTCATGGTGCTCATGCTCGTGGTGACCTCGTGGCTGGTCTCGGTCCGCCTCAAGGACCTGGAGGCAAAGGCCGAGTTGGAGGCGATGATCTCGCGCGAGGCGGCGTTCCTGTACAACAACCTCGTGCTGGTGGGCATCGCGTTCTCGGTGCTCTGGGGGACGCTGTTCCCGATTCTCTCCGAGGCGGTGCGCGGCTCGAAGATCACGGTGGGCGAGAGCTTCTTCAACACGGTGAACGTCCCGCTGGGCCTGCTGCTGCTGGCGTTGACCGGCATCGGCCCGCTGATCGCCTGGCGTCGCGCCTCGGTGCAGAACATCCAACGGCAGTTCGCGGGCCCGGCGTTCTTCGGCGTCGTGGCCGCTGCCGTGCTCTGGGTGCTCGGCGCGCGCGAACTCTACCCGCTGATGGCCTGGGGCCTCGGCGCCTTCGTGGCCGGCACGATCATCCAGGAGTTCTACAAGGGTGCGATGGCGCGCATGAAGATGCATGGCGAGAACATCTTCACCGCGCTCGTGAACCTCGTGACGCGCAATCGCCGCCGCTACGGCGGCTACATCGTGCACGCGGGCATCGTCATCCTGTTCTCGGCGTTCGCCGGCATGGCGTTCCGTCAGGAGTACGACGTGACGCTGCGCGAAGGCGAGAGCTTCACGACCAAGGATCCGTTCGGCAAGGAATGGACCTTCACCAGCGACGGCATCTCGCAGTTCAAGGCGCTGAACCGCGACGTCGTCACGGTCGCGCTGATGCCGGTCATGGAAGGCAAGGCCTTCCCGGTGCTCACCAGCGAGAAGCGGCAGCACTTCGATACGCGCGGCAACCCGACGTTCCAGCCGAGCACGGAAGTGGGCATCCTGCAGATGCAGCGGCAGGACGTGTACCTCGTGCTTGCCGGCACAATCGGCGACCGCGCGGAGATCCGCATCAACTTCAATCCGCTCGTCGTGTGGGTGTGGCACGGCGGCATCCTGATGGCACTGGGCGGCTTGATTGTGATGTGGCCGCAGAGCGAGCGGAAGCGGCAGGGCGGCTACGTGACGGAACTCGCGCCGCAGCACGCCGAGACGGCGGGCGTCTGA
- a CDS encoding double zinc ribbon domain-containing protein → MIALLLGSVLAVAALAFVMWPLLKGGLRNTPIVLAPEQAPEASALEALREIEFDQATGKLSPEDYATLKATYTPRALAELRAREAGDVAAATPAAAAARTAADDAAEALIARVKRGGRSCPSCGPRPESDALFCSDCGRMLGAGCPSCGAAVAADAKFCVECGASVAAVS, encoded by the coding sequence GTGATCGCCCTGCTGCTCGGCTCGGTGCTGGCCGTCGCTGCGCTTGCCTTCGTGATGTGGCCGCTGCTGAAGGGCGGCCTGCGGAACACGCCGATCGTCCTCGCGCCGGAGCAGGCGCCGGAAGCGAGCGCCCTCGAGGCACTTCGCGAAATCGAGTTCGACCAAGCCACCGGGAAGCTCTCGCCGGAGGACTACGCCACGCTCAAGGCGACGTACACGCCGCGCGCGTTGGCGGAGTTGCGGGCGCGCGAGGCGGGGGACGTCGCTGCGGCGACACCGGCCGCCGCAGCCGCACGCACGGCGGCCGATGACGCGGCCGAGGCGCTGATTGCCCGCGTGAAGCGGGGTGGACGCAGCTGCCCGAGTTGCGGTCCGCGGCCGGAGAGCGACGCGCTGTTCTGCTCCGATTGCGGGCGGATGCTGGGCGCCGGCTGCCCGTCGTGCGGTGCGGCGGTCGCAGCCGACGCGAAGTTCTGCGTGGAGTGCGGGGCGTCCGTCGCCGCGGTCAGCTAA
- a CDS encoding cytochrome c-type biogenesis protein CcmH: MLTRREWFVAAAGAGAVLTSRVLSGQGQPTFTPMDQGAYRPVLREPKPGAQPSMTPLERDQLERTLKCQCTCILDVYTCRTTDFTCSVSPAMHRDVMRLVEGGFTAQEIKDAFVATYGEVALTAPVKQGFNWAGYFAPAVVMTTGGIILTMMIKRWTARAAANAPVVAAGSASAAVVAPRIDASADEMARLEKALREEDFE; this comes from the coding sequence ATGCTGACGCGTCGGGAGTGGTTCGTCGCGGCGGCTGGCGCGGGCGCGGTACTGACGAGCCGCGTGCTGAGTGGCCAAGGCCAGCCGACGTTCACGCCGATGGACCAGGGCGCGTACCGGCCCGTGCTGCGGGAGCCCAAGCCGGGTGCGCAGCCGTCGATGACGCCGCTCGAGCGCGACCAACTCGAGCGTACGCTCAAGTGCCAGTGCACCTGCATCCTCGATGTCTACACCTGCCGCACGACGGACTTCACCTGTAGTGTGTCGCCGGCGATGCACCGCGACGTGATGCGGCTGGTGGAAGGCGGCTTCACCGCGCAGGAGATCAAGGATGCCTTCGTCGCGACGTACGGCGAGGTCGCGCTGACGGCGCCCGTGAAGCAGGGCTTCAATTGGGCGGGGTACTTCGCCCCCGCCGTGGTGATGACGACGGGCGGCATCATCCTCACGATGATGATCAAGCGCTGGACGGCGCGGGCCGCGGCCAACGCGCCGGTGGTGGCCGCCGGTTCGGCGAGCGCTGCGGTGGTCGCGCCGCGCATTGATGCCAGCGCCGACGAGATGGCGCGCCTCGAGAAGGCGCTGCGCGAGGAAGACTTCGAGTGA
- a CDS encoding cytochrome c maturation protein CcmE, with product MHPRTKFLLGGAVVLGAAGVLMAGAIKDTGIYFLMPAELEAKVAEDPSMVGTGVKVGAKVVPGTVVRDSSGRMVTFQMTDGKATYPVVYRGIIPDTFSDSVEVVVEGRLDATGTFQATTLLAKCASRYEATPESYEAMRKAMESGAPMPAGHDSAATKSY from the coding sequence ATGCACCCCCGCACCAAGTTCCTCCTCGGCGGAGCCGTCGTCCTCGGCGCCGCAGGCGTCCTGATGGCCGGCGCCATCAAGGACACCGGCATCTACTTCCTGATGCCCGCCGAGCTGGAAGCCAAAGTGGCCGAAGACCCGTCGATGGTCGGGACCGGCGTGAAGGTCGGCGCGAAGGTCGTGCCGGGGACGGTCGTACGCGACTCGTCCGGCCGCATGGTCACGTTCCAGATGACCGACGGCAAGGCGACGTATCCGGTCGTGTACCGCGGGATCATCCCCGACACCTTCTCCGATTCCGTGGAAGTGGTCGTCGAAGGCCGTCTCGATGCGACGGGCACCTTCCAGGCGACGACGCTGCTCGCCAAGTGCGCCTCGCGCTACGAAGCCACGCCGGAGAGCTACGAGGCGATGCGCAAGGCGATGGAGAGCGGCGCCCCGATGCCGGCGGGCCACGACAGCGCCGCGACGAAGTCGTACTGA